A portion of the Leptospirales bacterium genome contains these proteins:
- the nuoK gene encoding NADH-quinone oxidoreductase subunit NuoK — protein MTFFNLKACLALAVILFAAGGFGVFLRRNMLQIFLSLEIMLNGVNIALVSLNRFLWPETQTGHYLYMLSIGVAAVEAAIGLSMLIAVFRNSRAVESSELRKLGDAS, from the coding sequence ATGACCTTTTTCAATCTCAAAGCCTGTCTGGCGCTGGCGGTCATCCTTTTTGCCGCCGGTGGTTTTGGCGTCTTTCTGCGGCGCAACATGCTGCAGATTTTCCTATCGCTGGAAATTATGCTCAATGGCGTAAACATTGCTCTGGTTTCGCTGAATCGCTTCCTGTGGCCAGAAACACAAACTGGCCACTATCTCTACATGCTCTCGATTGGCGTGGCCGCCGTGGAAGCGGCCATCGGACTTTCGATGCTGATTGCGGTTTTTCGCAATTCGCGCGCAGTAGAGAGTTCCGAATTGAGAAAGTTGGGAGATGCTTCGTGA
- a CDS encoding NADH-quinone oxidoreductase subunit L: protein MNSESALLLGAILPGVNAALLAIYGRRLPGVLCGWLSVAAATASASCFILLASVQGVATANWIAAPGEWIRFGAVGVGALQASMALSADQLGLAMALLVSIAGTLIALYSIQYMEHDENSSRYFAGFSLFLTAMLILVLADNIFLTFVGWEGVGLASYLLIGHYWKESFAPPAAWKAFFTNRIGDVFFLLGAFLLYRELGAADYVSMEANFKALDGSEALNSGRIVIAAFFLLGGIAGKSAQIPLHVWLPDAMAGPTPVSALIHAATMVTAGVYLAARLSWVFVAAPVVQAVLLIAAIITLLLGSVLAAYQADIKRALAYSTLANLGLMFVAHASSAPRAAMEHLFAHAAFKALLFLAAGSIIHFAHHEQNLHRLKGVLRRMPVTRVAFWVGAIGSVGALPFASASFYSKEAILQSLAHSQFVAGPWGIAGASAYWLVFAAELITVLYTFRLLGYLESNPDDSRSAHWRESGVWIRLTLVALSVAAVAGGIARGMGWLEKSFYSGWGPELHADSDWLHALVFVALAVAVFANFATPSVRSRWQRYVRWLATPRGPLERNFYFDDINRKLLAEPLLQLARTASAFADPESEGGAPGMIGQLMLAASGRVRRLLAGLLNEYAAWMAAAAAAGLAIALWLSGASL from the coding sequence GTGAATAGCGAATCGGCCTTGCTGCTTGGCGCCATTCTGCCTGGAGTGAATGCGGCGCTGCTGGCGATCTATGGACGGCGACTGCCCGGCGTCCTTTGCGGTTGGCTCAGCGTGGCCGCGGCAACAGCCAGCGCCTCGTGCTTTATTCTGCTGGCGTCCGTGCAAGGCGTGGCGACCGCCAACTGGATTGCCGCGCCAGGTGAATGGATTCGCTTCGGTGCAGTGGGCGTGGGCGCGCTGCAAGCCAGCATGGCGCTTTCTGCAGACCAGCTCGGGCTGGCCATGGCGCTACTGGTCAGCATTGCGGGGACGCTCATCGCACTCTACTCGATTCAGTATATGGAGCATGACGAGAATTCCTCGCGCTATTTTGCAGGATTCAGTCTGTTCTTGACAGCGATGTTGATTCTGGTCCTGGCCGACAACATCTTTCTCACCTTTGTAGGCTGGGAAGGCGTTGGACTGGCCAGCTACCTGTTAATCGGGCACTACTGGAAGGAAAGCTTTGCACCTCCCGCAGCGTGGAAGGCCTTCTTCACCAATCGTATTGGCGATGTCTTCTTCTTACTGGGCGCCTTCCTGCTCTACCGCGAGTTGGGCGCCGCCGACTACGTATCGATGGAGGCCAACTTCAAAGCGCTGGATGGCAGCGAAGCGCTGAATAGCGGCCGGATCGTCATCGCCGCCTTTTTCTTGCTGGGAGGCATTGCCGGCAAGTCAGCGCAAATCCCACTGCATGTCTGGCTCCCCGACGCAATGGCCGGCCCCACGCCAGTCAGCGCATTGATCCATGCCGCGACAATGGTAACAGCGGGCGTCTATCTGGCAGCACGGTTGAGCTGGGTATTTGTGGCAGCCCCTGTAGTGCAGGCTGTACTGCTGATTGCAGCAATTATTACACTGCTTCTGGGTTCGGTACTCGCAGCTTACCAGGCTGATATCAAGCGCGCGCTGGCCTACTCCACATTGGCCAATCTGGGGCTGATGTTTGTGGCTCATGCCTCCTCCGCGCCGCGCGCGGCGATGGAGCATTTGTTTGCCCACGCGGCCTTCAAGGCGTTGTTGTTCCTTGCCGCCGGCAGCATCATTCATTTTGCCCATCATGAACAGAACCTGCACCGATTGAAGGGCGTCTTGCGCCGGATGCCTGTAACACGCGTTGCATTTTGGGTCGGGGCCATTGGCTCGGTTGGCGCTCTTCCCTTTGCATCGGCCTCGTTCTACAGCAAGGAGGCAATCCTTCAAAGTTTGGCTCACAGCCAGTTTGTTGCGGGCCCGTGGGGCATCGCTGGCGCCAGCGCTTACTGGCTGGTTTTTGCAGCTGAATTGATAACCGTGCTCTATACCTTTCGCCTGCTGGGCTATCTGGAATCGAATCCGGATGATAGTCGCAGCGCTCACTGGCGCGAAAGCGGCGTTTGGATTCGGCTGACGCTGGTAGCGCTCAGCGTGGCCGCGGTGGCCGGCGGCATTGCACGCGGCATGGGCTGGTTGGAAAAATCCTTCTACTCCGGCTGGGGTCCCGAACTGCACGCAGATTCAGATTGGCTGCATGCACTGGTCTTTGTAGCGCTTGCTGTTGCTGTTTTTGCCAACTTTGCAACGCCCTCGGTACGCAGTCGCTGGCAGCGCTATGTTCGCTGGCTGGCTACGCCACGCGGTCCGCTGGAGCGGAACTTCTATTTCGATGATATCAATCGCAAGCTCTTGGCCGAACCGTTGCTGCAGCTAGCGCGGACGGCGTCAGCATTCGCCGACCCAGAAAGCGAGGGCGGAGCGCCCGGAATGATCGGACAATTGATGCTGGCCGCAAGCGGACGAGTGCGTCGACTGCTCGCTGGCCTGTTGAACGAGTACGCCGCGTGGATGGCGGCCGCAGCAGCCGCCGGGCTGGCCATTGCGCTCTGGCTATCGGGCGCCTCGTTGTGA